AAACCGCGCATTTTATGCACCGCATCCATAATCGTGATGCCTTCCGTGCTCTCATCATCAATTTTCATAATCTCATCACCCGGTTGCAGACCCGCCCGGTAGGCCGGTGTACCGTCAATCGGGGTGACAATGGTCAACTGATTGTTGCGAACGGAAATCTCTATGCCTAGACCGCCGAAGCTCCCCTTGGTATCCTGACGCATATCTTTGTAGCTCTGCGGGTCCATAAACTGGCTGTAAGGGTCCAGCTCAGCCACCATGCCTTTGATTGCGCCGTAGACCAGATCTTTCTGGTTTATTTTTTCCACATCAACATAATTATTTTTAATCAGGGACATGGACTGAATCAGCGGGCGCAGACTTTCATAGCTGTCTTCCGACAGGCTGATATCCTCGCTGGTAGACCGGGATGCGCCGGAAAGCCAGCCCCCGAAAAATCCAAAAAGACTGAGTGATAATACCGTTGTGGTAATCCAAAGGGTTTTCTTTAAATTCATCATGTAAAACTGCCTCCTGAAAATTATCCGACTGATAAAAGAATCCGTACCGCTTAACTATCGAATTACTCAAAAAAAACCAAGGTTTTTCAACAGCGATTCAAAAAAACGCCACTATTTTTCAAGCCAACTTGAGGGATTCAGCGCTTTGCCCCGTTTTCTGATTTCAAAATACAAGACTGGCCCTTTCCAGGTACCGGATTCACCAAGCGTCCCGATGGCCTGTCCTTCCTTGACCGTATCGCCTTCATTCACCAGGATTTTCCGAAGATGGGCATAGACGGTATTGTAGCCGCCGCCATGATCAAGAATAATCATTCGTCCAAAACCTTCAAACCATTCGGCAAAAAGCACCTGACCCTGGCCAACGGAAATCACATTTTGACCGATAGACCCTTTGATGTCAATTCCTTTATTATAGATATATGTATTAAAACGCGGATGGCGTGATTTACCAAATTTTGTGACGACTCTTCCCCGTGTCGGCCAGGATAAAGTGCTTTTTCTTTTGGCAAACAGCTTGCCATATTGGGCAATACGCTTCTGAATCCTGGACGCCCGCTTTTTCAGCATCGTAATCAATCGGTTTAATTTTTTAGAAGCAGCATCCAATTCACGAGCAGCTTTTTCATGCTGGCCCCGCTCCCGGCGGACACCTTTTAAGATTTTTTCCCGTGTATGCTTGTGCTGTTTTATTTTCCCCAGCGTCCGGCGCGAGGCCGTTTCCATTTCTTCACTTTTTTGTTCCTCGCGTATAAGCTGCCGGGTCCGTTCCAGCAGCATTTTCCGCTCCAGATTCAACCGCTCAACCACATAAGCATTTTGCGCGGCAACAACATGAAAAAATTTCATACGGCTCAATGCCTGCGTCATGGTCTGGGAGGTCGCCAGCACCCGCCAGATACCGCTCTGGCGTTCCCGGTAGATCATCCGCAGCCGCGCAGCCAAAAACTGCTGCATGCGCTTGATTTCCGATTCTGTTTGCGTAATCTGCGTTCGAATATCTATAACTCGGTTTTTGACCAATGCGAGATTGTCGAGATTATCCTGGTGCGCTTCCTCAGCTTCCTCCATTTTTTTTCCTATGCGCTGGATATCCCGAAGAATGGAGCGTTCCTGTTTCTTCTGTTTACGGATGACTTGGCGTTTCTGCTGAATTTTTTTCTTTACCGCGTTTAAATCTTTACGTTCCTGTTGAATATTTTGCTTGTAGGTTTTTAATTCCAGCTGGGCATCCTGCATGGTGGCGGCTTGGGAAACCGCACAGGGTAGAAATAAAAAAAAGAAAGCGGACACCCACACCTTCATTCGTCCAACCGCCTCCCAACGGAAACCAGGCTCCCGACCAGACCCAGCAAGCATCCCGCTGCAATCAGAATACCGCTTCCGCTCAACACCAGCTGCTGGATATTGGCGGGCAGCAAGGACGCAAGATCAATGCCCAACTCGTTATGGGTATAATATTGTAAAACCGCCCAAATGGTATAAAGCAACCCCGTGGCAATCACGCCGCCGGTTGTCCCCTGAATCATTCCCCAAAGCACAAACGGCCCTTGAATAAATCCGTTGGTGGCGCCGATCAGCCGCATGATGCGGATCTCTTCCTGACGGGCATAGACCATCAAACTGATAATATTGGCAACAATCACCACCGCCGCCACGACCAAACTTACGGTCAAAATCATGACCGCCAACTTTATAAACTGTAACGCCTTGAGCAGACGGTTGACATCACCCCCGCCGTAACCAACATCTTCCACTCCGGGAAATTTTTTCAACCAGGCGATAAACCGTTCTACATTCTCAGGCGTTTTTTCCATAAGATTGATGCGGACAGAAGACGGCAGCGGATTGTTTCCCAATACTTTGAGCAAATCCTGTAAGGCTGCGTCTTCAGAAAACTCGGCCAAAGCCTGCTCGCGTGAAATAAACCTGGCCTCAATCACCTGCGGATGATCCTGGATTTTTGTGATAAAACCCGGTATTTCAGATTCCCGGGCGGTTTGATCCAGAAAGAGTACCACTTCAATTTTATTTTCAATAAATTCGGTTAATTTAATCATACTGATATTCAAAATCAACACCATGCCCAATGCCATCAAAGACATGCTCATGGCACCCAAAGAAATGGCATTGAGACGCTTGGCGCGAAACAGGCTGCGAAAGGCTTCCTGAATTAAAAAACTAATTGCCATGGGATCTGTTCCTTTCCCCGTGCACAAGACCCTTGTCCAAAAAAAGCGTCCGCTTCTTCATTTTCTGGATAAAATTCAAATTATGGGTGGTACACAAAACAGTTGTCCCGCCCTCGGTCACCTGTTTGAGCTGCCGCATCATTTCCCATCCGGTTGCAAAATCCAGATTACCGGTCGGTTCATCTGCCAATAAAATCGGCGGATCATGCACAATGGCGCGCGCCAGCACCACCCGCTGCATTTCTCCGCCGGATAAATGCCAGGGCATCACGCTTTTCTTCCGGGTGAGTCCCACACGGTCAAGCGCCTGATTGACTTCCCGCGTCAACGTCCGGCCGGTATATCCAAGAATATGCAAGGTCATGGCTACATTTTCCGCCACCGTGCGGTCATACAGGAGTTTAAAATCCTGAAATACAACCCCGATTTTTCTGCGGAAATAGGGCAGTTGATTTTGTTTGAGTTTGGCCACGTTTTGTTCGAAAACAATCACTTGGCCTTTGGTGGCAAGTATCTGGCGGCTGATGAGACGGATAAGCGTACTTTTGCCTGCGCCGGAGGGTCCGGTAATCATGACAAATTCTCCCCGGTCAATACTCAGAGTAACATCATGCAGCGCTTTGTATTCATTTTGGTAAGTCATAAAGACATGATGAAATTGGATCACAAAAAAACTCCTTGGTCGTGTTGTCCGATTATAAGGCGTACCGCCCCTTGCGTCAATCACTGACCGGCGGTTCACTTCCACCTCCCCAGCCGGGTCCGATCCTGCCATGACTTTGTTTTCGACATACAAAAGCGAAATAACCGCAATTTAACAAAAGCACTGCTTGGCAAAAATTGTTCTTTGACTCTTTATGACGCCTTGTATTCCGAAAACAAAATCATGGCAAGATAATGACGACTGCCAAAGTTCCGCTATGTTTATTTGTCATCGTCAGCCGGGTGCAGGCTTTTTTTCAAAAAGCGAAATGACTTCTGTAAATAAAAGTGTATGAAAAAGATTGTCGTTATCCGGCAGTTTCGATAGGCGTGGTGGTATGACATCAGTTTGAAAGCACTTTGCTTTTTGAAAAAAAGCCTGCACCCGGCTGACGAATAAAAACATTTACAATCCGCAACGATCAAAAGCAGTTTGCACGCTCGTCCGTGCCCGCTCACGCAGTACTGCCACCCGGCGATGCAGGATGCGTGAAAGACCCGGCAACTGTTCCAGCAGCATTTTCAAATCAATTTCTTTTTCATTGGCAACCGGCTGCCCCAATTCATTCATGAGATTGGCTATTTTTCGGTCTTTGCCAAATCCCACCACCACTGCACCTGCCAGTGCGCCCAGAACCAACCCGTGATAGCGCATGCTAAACACCAATTGGGCATCCCGAAAATAGCGGACCGGTTCCGACTCTTTTTGAAATGTACCGGTCATTTTCGAAAACCCGCAGTTCCTAAAAAAAGGCAGACGCCTTATCCGGTCCAGCAATTCGGCATCTCCGCGATTTCCCAGAGAAACAAAGTGTAACTCCCGGCCTTTTTGGTCTGACGCCTGTTTAAGCAGTTCCAACCAATCCGGCACTTTGTTTTCCAGCCAATCAGCCCGCAAACAAACCATCCATTTTTTGGCTTTGGTTTTCTCCAGACCGGGCAGCAACCAAACCAGGTCTGCTCCCAAAAAAAGGTTCTTGGGTGCCACTCCCCTGGCATGGCACCATGCCATACCCGCCTGGTCCCGCGGCACGATAAAATCCACTTTAGACAAAACTATTTTGGCGGCCCACCGGTTCCAGATATGCTTTAAAGGGCCGAACCCCTGACCCAGCAGCAGCGTACGCTTTCCCATGCGCTGGGCAAGCCCGATGATTCCCAGATAATACAGCGGTGATAATGGGCCGGACACATCCTGCAACAGCCCGCCCCCGCCGGATATGAGCACATGGCATTTTTTCACTTCCCGGTAAATCACGCGCAGATCCCATCGCGGTACATGCCGGATATTGAATTCAGCCGATTGCTCCTGTTGCACCCGGTCCAATACGGTCACATGATGGTCTGTGTTGGAAAAAAGCCGAATAATTCTTTTTAAAATCAATTCATCACCCGTGTTGCCGAATCCATAATAACCAGAAACAAGAATTCTCATCGCCGGCTCCGCCAACGCTCCATTGACCGGACCGCCATCATCAGCAGCATCCCGTTGAACAGGCCCAAGCCGACACCCAAGAGCGTTCTCAACAGACTGATATGCAAAGGGGTGTGAATATGACAAAATGTATTGATAATCGAAATTTGACCAATCAATCCGATTACCAGACAAACCCGGGGCCAAACCCGCTCTTGCTTGGCGGACATTTTCAGGCCCATCAATCCAAGTAATAAAAAAGGATGTCCGATAAAAAATTCCTTCCACCGGGGCCGGATGCCGAACAGGGTTTCCATGCTCTCGCGCAAATTCATCTCAAAAACGCTGACAGGAAACCAAGTGACATTGCCGGACCGTACCAGCATGATAAAAATACCTGCGCCTAATAATACCATCGCACCCAGTGTCCAGTAACGATTCTCCCCCTGCCAACGCGCCTTCCACCAATGTCCGTCTGTGATGCCGGGAAATAAATAAATCGCCGCAACCATGAGCGGCACCACATACGCCGCTTTCACGCCAAAAAACATATCCAAACGGTGAATAAAGTTGGTTTGGAATAATAAAACACCGATCCCCAATCCTGCCAGAATATTGATCAAAACAATCAGCAAAAAAGATTTAACCGGTTTTGAAAAAACATCCTGCCGGGCGGTTTCCGCCGGGGAGGTATAGGACGGCACCAGCATAATGCTTATCAACGGCACCAGACAAGCAACCAGCCAGGCGCTTATCTTCCCTCCCCATGCCGCCGACCCCTCAAAATGAATAATCAATAGGGCTGTCACAAATACCACCGCGCTCCAGCGAAAGTACATCGGCCGCAACCGGATTGTCAATACCCGGTCTACCTGCTCATCCTGACCGGAAAAACCGACCGCCCATAAGGCGATCTGCCAAATAAAAAGAAACGCCAGCGCACCGAGCCCGCCATAAAGAATTCCCATGGCAAGATGTCCGGTGCGGCCTTTGTGCGCCGGTGTTGCCGCACCGGTTTGAAAACCCCTCCCGGCCAGATCAATTTTCAGGCTATTAAAAAAATGCACGCTTTGTGCAAAAGACCAGCCCTGGGGAGGTTCTACATAAATAAAATTCACCCCCCGCTCAACCACCGCCCGCAGCAGCCTTTGCTGCAGCCGCTGGGGTGTATAGCGGGCAGCCGTCCGGCGCAGGACACAATGGGCACGCAGTATCTGACGGCGGGAATATTTTTGAAGTGCTGCCCGGCCGAGGCGCGGCAGGTGAAACTCCGGGACCGCCATCACCGGTTTACGCAGCCAGGGAGTTTTCATATAAGAGCTGAAAAAATTATTGGCATGCATTCCTCCGTTCCAAAAAGGGACCACACTGTCCGGCTGAAGCGAATAAATGGCACGGGTAAATTGATTTAAATCATGGGTTTTTCCCCAATCGCCGACCGGCAATAACAAAGCGCTGCGGAATCCCTCTGGAATGGGTCCTGAAGGGATTTCCAATATAAACCGGTTGGGCTCAATTTTTTCAATGGGTGCGGGCAGGCGGATATCGCAGATAAATACATTTTCCCGGATGCGGATTTGAAGCGCCTCCATGCCGAACTGTCCGGTTAAATAAATGGTGGCATTGCTGGTCAACTGATTATCCGCCAGACGGATTTCCATCAGGTCTTTCTCCGGATGCCAGGCTTCCGCCAAACCATAGCGGATCATATCATCCAGGGTGTAGGGAACGCGCATCAATGTCGTGACCCCGGCGGCCTGGAGTTTTTGCAGCGCTTCCGGGTCAGTGCGCATGGCTTGTATCAAACGGTTTTCCGGGAAGGCAATTTCGATGCTGCGCGGCCGGGTCTCGATATCAAAACGCTGGAAAGCGAGCACCGCAATCACAGCCAACGCCATGGTAATCAGACAGGTCGCAACAAAACGTTCAACCAGCCGGGGACCTGGCTGTGATCGGATCATGGTTGGGATGCCGCAGGTGTCAATTGCAGCTGACGGCGCCGGGCCCGTTTTTGCTTCCATTTGGCCCGCTTGTGTTCTTCAAAGGTCTCAGAAAAAACATGGGTCCCATCCGGCCGAACCACAAAAAAAAGATACTCGGTTTGCGCCGGAAAAGCAGCTGCGCGCAGGGCATTGAGCCCGGGATTACCAATCGGTCCGGGCGGCAATCCCCGATGCCGGTAGGTATTGTAAGGTGATTGGGTTTCCAGATCTTCCAGACTCAGTGCACCGCTAATACGCCCCTGGCTGTACAGCACGGTCGCACAGGATTCAAGACGCTTGCGTTTTTTCATCCGATTATAAAAAACCGAAGCAACAACCGGCTGTTCCGGTTTCGCCCGTACTTCCCGCTCGATAATGGATGCCATGGTTGTCAATTTCAAAAGGTCCGCACCCTGGGCTTTGCCCCCGGCAATCAATTCAGGCGAGAGCTTGCTCCGATACTGACCCACCATCTGTTTGGCTATCTGACGGGCAGTCATGCCTTTGGTAAATTGATAGGTATCCGGAAATAAAAAACCCTCCAATGTCCGTCCGGGAATTTCCCATGCTTTGACAAGCCGGGCATCGGTGCCAACCGTTAAAAAATCCTGCGCTGATACCAAGCCGGCTTGTTCTAATTTCTGAGCAATCTGCCCCATGGTATACCCTTCCGGAATGGTGACCGCATGGCGAACCACCTCGCCAGTCTCCAGTTTCCGCACGACCTGGGCCAGATTGGACTTGGGTGCAAAGGCGTACTCACCTGCTTTGAGCCTCCTGGCAGCTCCGGTCAAAATCGCATACACACGAAAAGCCTCGGCACTGCGAATAATTCCCGCCTGCTCAAGCTTCTCCCCAATCACGATCGTGCCGGAGTGCAAAGGAATCACGACAGTTTTTTCCGCTTCACCCGCCAGTCCTGACCAGAGATAAAGCCCCCCGAAAATAGTCATACTGCCTAGAAAAACACAGCCCAAGAGCAAGCTGTAAAAAACAGTCTTCTTAGATAATACCCACTGCACAGTAATCCCCTTCATGCTTTCTCAGAATCATTTCTCCAACAGGACGGTTTCCCGCCTGCTCTACAATACTTTTTTTTATACCATATCCCGCGCGTCTGCACAATGCAGTCCGCGCCTTTCCCCTGCACACCTTCCGAGACAGCCTTGATACAATTAATTCATGCTGTTTTTTAAAATTAAGGATATTCCTCGCAATGCTTAGCGCGCGATCGCCAGCTTGCCGCAGCGTTCCCGCCCGGCCTTATCCCGGATAATATAAATGTACACACCCGATGCCACCGGCTTACCCTGTTGGTTGGCCATCCCCCATTGCGCCTGGCCGGTATTGCCCGGATAACTGGTCATGCCGCCATGATCGTTTGCCCCGGATTCCAGTGTATAAACCAGTTGGCCGTCTATACTGAAGAGCCGAATCGTCGCATCTTCGGTCAAATTCTGAAAGACAATACGTTTTTGCACCCAGGGCAGATCACCTTTCCAGGGATTGGGATAAATAATCACATCTTCCAAATCAGGTGCCGACCGCCGGGGTGTACTGGTCAGCGTAATCGTCGATGTCACTGTGATCGTCGGACTCATGGTATACGTGGGAGTTATGGTCCTGGTCTGCGTGATGGTAAAGGTCTGGGTCACGGTGAGTGTCTGTGTAATGGTGGCGGTGTGCGTGATCGTTGATGTCTCGGTAATCGTCGGGGTCACGGTCGGCGTGTGAATCGGGGTATGCGTACGGGTCAAGGTAATTGTCGCGGTCTGGGTAATTGTCGGAGTCACCGTAACCGTCGGGGTGACTGTATAGGTCGGGGTCTGTGTCATTGTATGCGTAATGGTCGGGGTCACGGTCCGGGTCGCACTGGCTGTCAGGGTGGGAGTCGGGGTCGCGGTCAAGGTTATGGTCGGGGTTGAGGTCCGGGTCGCACTGGCGGTTAGGGTGGGAGTCGGGGTCGCGGTCAAGGTTGTAGTCGGGGTTGAGGTCGGCGTTGCGGTCAGGGTAATCGTCGCGGTCGGCGTCGCAGTCGGTGAAGCGGTATACGTGCTGCTCGGGCTTGCCGTGGGTGTAACTGATGATGTCGGCGTACAGGTCGGCGAAGGCACTACCTCACTGACATAAATACAAGCCCGGTATGAAATACTGTAGTCCGGCGCACCAAAAGGATTGTCAAAAGAACCATAGGTCCACACACGAACCTGGCAGCGATTCGGATCCACATCATTATACGCTCCCACTTCAGTCGTATTACTGCTGACCTGGTAGGCCAGCCAATAGGTCGTACTATTGGTCACGGAAGTATCTGAAACAGTAAATGTATTCCAACCTGTGACCAGCGCCTGCGACCCGCTTTCTGCCAAACGTGTACTGGGAAGTCCTCCGCTGTTACTGTAGATGGCCACCCGGCCATTGGCGCTAGCCGGCACAGATACATATAGATGAATCCGGTTGATGTTGCCGGTTGCCCCGCAGGTGAAATAGGTCGCCACGGCCTCATTTAAAGACATAAGTAATGTCAACGTTCCGGTCCCGGTCTCGCCAAAAGAAACCGCCTGCGCGGCAATTGGCAAACATAACAAAGTCAGTCCAACCAAAAAAATATTTTTTCTCATAGAACTCCTTACTCCAGGAACGATCAGCTTGCCTGGCGAATGCCGGGCGACCGTTCCCTACACTCCCGGTTCCCTATTTTGTAATGGCAATTTTGCCAATGATGCTTCTGGTTCCGCGTTCATCTTCCACCTTGAGGTGCAGATAATAAATACCCGAACCAATATCCTGCGTATTAATTTCTGTGATTCCAAAATCACCCCGATCCACAGGTGTGTCTTCTACACTTAAAACCTGTTCGCCTACAACATTGTATACCAGCAAGGTTACTTTTCCAGTTCCGGAAAAAGCATACGCAATGCGGACAAATGCTTTGCCCGGCTGCGGATAAGCTTGAAATTCATCCTCTGCCAAAGTCAGTGGCACTTGCGTCGACGTCACGGTAATCGTTGATGTAGGCGTGCTGGTTGGGGTGATGGTTGGTGTAGGCGAAATAGTCGGTGTCATCGTAATCGTCGGTGTCCCAGTTGCGGTTCTTGTGGCTGATGGTGTCGGGGTAACAGTCGCGGTCATGGTTGCGGTTCTTGTTACTGTCCGGGTCGATGTAATAGTTGCTGTCGGTGATACCGTAGGTGTAAACGTCCGTGTTCCGCTTATGGTCGGCGTAGAGGTTGGTGTGATCGGGCTGACATTAAGTGAGTTGACAATATTAATTTTGCCTGCGCCCACCACACGCGCATCCCCGCCTTCGCAACCGTTGGTAATGAGTGTTTTTAATTGGGCCGATGTGCGCGTGGAATCTTGCAAGAGCAACAGTGCAGCCAAACCGGCTGCTTGCGGCGAAGCAAATGAGGTCCCATCCACCGGACTCCATCCACCGCCCCGGGCAGTGCAGGTCACACCGCCATCCGGCTCCCAACCGGTGGCATATTCAATCAAGGCACCGCCGGGTGCAACGCAATCCACCAACCCGGATGGATCGCTCCAATTGGAATAATAGGTAACTCCGTCCAATGAGTGGGTCGCTCCCACATTGAAGACCGAAGCATAACAACCGGGATAGACCGGAGTTATCCGCATATTATAATTACTGTTCCCGGCTGAAGCGACCATCAGAATACCGGCGCTATCGGCATTGGTGACCGCCGTGCTGATGACTGTAGAATCCGTTGTGGTCTCCAGACTCATATTCATAATATCCGCGCCATTAAGCCGGGCATAATCAATCCCGCTCGCAATATTGGAAAATGTACCGCTGGCTGAACTATTAAGCACTTTGACTGGTAAAATCTTTATCCGGCTATCCCAGGCTGTCCCGGCCACACCGGAAGTATTATCCACCAAAGCGGCGATCGTACCTGCCACATGCGTACCGTGACCGCGCACATGGGTCCCGCCGATCCACTCATTATCATCATCTGTGTCGCTGTTGCCGCTAACATAATTCCATCCGCTCAGCAGCCTGCCGGACAGGTCGGTATGATCGTCATCCACCCCGGTATCCAACACTGCCACAACGATTTGGGAGGCAGCACTAAAATAATATCCAGTATCAATCGCATCATCCCCCTGAGTACGATGAAGCCACCATTGCGACGACCCGTCTGCATAATAGGTGTCATCAATGCTGCTCAATGCCGTATAGGACGTGGATAGAGCACTGGCATACACCAGACCATTGGGTTCAATATTTTCCACCAACGGATTTTGTTTATATTCCGCTATTGCGGCCTGCACATCTTTACCTGCCGGCAGTTCAACCAATTCCCACCCGGCAATCACCTGTTGGCGTACGCGGGTTTTAAAATGTTTATGAAATGCCGCTTTGGCCTCACCTTGCGATACTGCCGCAGCACCAACTTGTTCATTAAACATTTTTCTGTCAGCCGCTGTAAAATTATCCCGGAACTGAATAAGCAGCTCTCCTTCCACATACTCCGGCAAGTCCCGGCCATGCCGGTCTGCCAGAGCAGGTGCCGACATTTTTTTTACAGGTGATGCTGCATAACTCAAACCTGCCAGACCGGCTATTATAACCATCACCAGAAAAAGCACTGTTTTTTTTAGCATGGAATCCTCTTTTCTAATTTATCGTGCCATTAACTTTTTTTAGATTTTCGTGTCACGATCATCACAAGTGCCTATCCAACCAGACTAATGGAAAAAATCATAAAAATCACTCATTTTCTTGAATAGATCCCTGTTTATATAGTATAGCAATCCCCTGCAACGCTTTCAAGTTCTCCGGTGAAAACCTTTCTTTCCTATTTACAAATTCCGGCTTCATACCTATAATAACGCCATATTCAAATTCAAGTATTAAAGGGGGCTTTTGCCATGGCGATGCATTCCCACCGCCGTTCCGACAATAATCTGGGAACCACTAAATCAGGCATTGAACCAACTGTTGCAGGTGCTTTGGCGTATTTACTCTGGTTTATTTCCGGTATTTTCTTTTATATTCTTGAAAAAGATAACCCCTTTGTCCGTTTTCATGCCCTGCAATCCACCATGCTTTTCGGCGGACTGTTTGTCATAATCATGATTCTCAAAGTCATCCCGGTCCTGGGATTTATTCTTAATTTTTTCCTGTCGATTGCCGCTTTTTCAGTCTGGCTTTTTATGATGGTCAAAGCTTCTCAGGGCATCGCCTTCAAGCTCCCGGTGATCGGGGATATTGCTGAAAGAAACATCTAAGCCTGCATGGTGTTGGTCTGCCTCACTGAATCCGGAGAAAATTGCTGATGATCAACGGGAAAAAAATCGCTGTCGTTTTACCGGCCTACAATGCATCAAAAACACTGGAAACCACCTATCATGAAATCCCCAAAAATATTGTTGATGAATGTATTCTTGTTGATGACCATAGCATTGATCAAACCGCTAAATTAGCTGAATCATTGGGCATCGAAACCCATATCCACAACGCCAACCGCGGCTATGGCGGTAATCAAAAAACCTGCTACCGCACCGTCCTGAGCAAAAACATTGATATCGTGGTCATGCTCCACCCCGATTACCAGTATACGCCCAAACTTTTACGCTCGTTGTGTTCCCTCTTGGCGGACGATGTTTATGAAATTGTACTGGGGTCAAGAATCCTGGGCAGCGGGGCTTTGCTCGGCGGCATGCCGGTCTATAAATATATTGCCAACCGCGTACTTACGCTGCTGGAAAATTTATTATTGGGCGCCAAGCTTTCCGAGTACCATACGGGATACCGCGCCTATAAGCGTGAGGTCCTGGAAAAAATTCCTTTTGAAAATTTTTCCAATGATTTTATTTTTGACAATCAGTTTT
The bacterium genome window above contains:
- a CDS encoding peptidoglycan DD-metalloendopeptidase family protein — its product is MKVWVSAFFFLFLPCAVSQAATMQDAQLELKTYKQNIQQERKDLNAVKKKIQQKRQVIRKQKKQERSILRDIQRIGKKMEEAEEAHQDNLDNLALVKNRVIDIRTQITQTESEIKRMQQFLAARLRMIYRERQSGIWRVLATSQTMTQALSRMKFFHVVAAQNAYVVERLNLERKMLLERTRQLIREEQKSEEMETASRRTLGKIKQHKHTREKILKGVRRERGQHEKAARELDAASKKLNRLITMLKKRASRIQKRIAQYGKLFAKRKSTLSWPTRGRVVTKFGKSRHPRFNTYIYNKGIDIKGSIGQNVISVGQGQVLFAEWFEGFGRMIILDHGGGYNTVYAHLRKILVNEGDTVKEGQAIGTLGESGTWKGPVLYFEIRKRGKALNPSSWLEK
- a CDS encoding permease-like cell division protein FtsX; translation: MAISFLIQEAFRSLFRAKRLNAISLGAMSMSLMALGMVLILNISMIKLTEFIENKIEVVLFLDQTARESEIPGFITKIQDHPQVIEARFISREQALAEFSEDAALQDLLKVLGNNPLPSSVRINLMEKTPENVERFIAWLKKFPGVEDVGYGGGDVNRLLKALQFIKLAVMILTVSLVVAAVVIVANIISLMVYARQEEIRIMRLIGATNGFIQGPFVLWGMIQGTTGGVIATGLLYTIWAVLQYYTHNELGIDLASLLPANIQQLVLSGSGILIAAGCLLGLVGSLVSVGRRLDE
- the ftsE gene encoding cell division ATP-binding protein FtsE — protein: MIQFHHVFMTYQNEYKALHDVTLSIDRGEFVMITGPSGAGKSTLIRLISRQILATKGQVIVFEQNVAKLKQNQLPYFRRKIGVVFQDFKLLYDRTVAENVAMTLHILGYTGRTLTREVNQALDRVGLTRKKSVMPWHLSGGEMQRVVLARAIVHDPPILLADEPTGNLDFATGWEMMRQLKQVTEGGTTVLCTTHNLNFIQKMKKRTLFLDKGLVHGERNRSHGN
- the csaB gene encoding polysaccharide pyruvyl transferase CsaB, translated to MRILVSGYYGFGNTGDELILKRIIRLFSNTDHHVTVLDRVQQEQSAEFNIRHVPRWDLRVIYREVKKCHVLISGGGGLLQDVSGPLSPLYYLGIIGLAQRMGKRTLLLGQGFGPLKHIWNRWAAKIVLSKVDFIVPRDQAGMAWCHARGVAPKNLFLGADLVWLLPGLEKTKAKKWMVCLRADWLENKVPDWLELLKQASDQKGRELHFVSLGNRGDAELLDRIRRLPFFRNCGFSKMTGTFQKESEPVRYFRDAQLVFSMRYHGLVLGALAGAVVVGFGKDRKIANLMNELGQPVANEKEIDLKMLLEQLPGLSRILHRRVAVLRERARTSVQTAFDRCGL
- a CDS encoding DUF5693 family protein, with product MEAKTGPAPSAAIDTCGIPTMIRSQPGPRLVERFVATCLITMALAVIAVLAFQRFDIETRPRSIEIAFPENRLIQAMRTDPEALQKLQAAGVTTLMRVPYTLDDMIRYGLAEAWHPEKDLMEIRLADNQLTSNATIYLTGQFGMEALQIRIRENVFICDIRLPAPIEKIEPNRFILEIPSGPIPEGFRSALLLPVGDWGKTHDLNQFTRAIYSLQPDSVVPFWNGGMHANNFFSSYMKTPWLRKPVMAVPEFHLPRLGRAALQKYSRRQILRAHCVLRRTAARYTPQRLQQRLLRAVVERGVNFIYVEPPQGWSFAQSVHFFNSLKIDLAGRGFQTGAATPAHKGRTGHLAMGILYGGLGALAFLFIWQIALWAVGFSGQDEQVDRVLTIRLRPMYFRWSAVVFVTALLIIHFEGSAAWGGKISAWLVACLVPLISIMLVPSYTSPAETARQDVFSKPVKSFLLIVLINILAGLGIGVLLFQTNFIHRLDMFFGVKAAYVVPLMVAAIYLFPGITDGHWWKARWQGENRYWTLGAMVLLGAGIFIMLVRSGNVTWFPVSVFEMNLRESMETLFGIRPRWKEFFIGHPFLLLGLMGLKMSAKQERVWPRVCLVIGLIGQISIINTFCHIHTPLHISLLRTLLGVGLGLFNGMLLMMAVRSMERWRSRR
- the mltG gene encoding endolytic transglycosylase MltG codes for the protein MQWVLSKKTVFYSLLLGCVFLGSMTIFGGLYLWSGLAGEAEKTVVIPLHSGTIVIGEKLEQAGIIRSAEAFRVYAILTGAARRLKAGEYAFAPKSNLAQVVRKLETGEVVRHAVTIPEGYTMGQIAQKLEQAGLVSAQDFLTVGTDARLVKAWEIPGRTLEGFLFPDTYQFTKGMTARQIAKQMVGQYRSKLSPELIAGGKAQGADLLKLTTMASIIEREVRAKPEQPVVASVFYNRMKKRKRLESCATVLYSQGRISGALSLEDLETQSPYNTYRHRGLPPGPIGNPGLNALRAAAFPAQTEYLFFVVRPDGTHVFSETFEEHKRAKWKQKRARRRQLQLTPAASQP
- a CDS encoding S8 family serine peptidase — encoded protein: MLKKTVLFLVMVIIAGLAGLSYAASPVKKMSAPALADRHGRDLPEYVEGELLIQFRDNFTAADRKMFNEQVGAAAVSQGEAKAAFHKHFKTRVRQQVIAGWELVELPAGKDVQAAIAEYKQNPLVENIEPNGLVYASALSTSYTALSSIDDTYYADGSSQWWLHRTQGDDAIDTGYYFSAASQIVVAVLDTGVDDDHTDLSGRLLSGWNYVSGNSDTDDDNEWIGGTHVRGHGTHVAGTIAALVDNTSGVAGTAWDSRIKILPVKVLNSSASGTFSNIASGIDYARLNGADIMNMSLETTTDSTVISTAVTNADSAGILMVASAGNSNYNMRITPVYPGCYASVFNVGATHSLDGVTYYSNWSDPSGLVDCVAPGGALIEYATGWEPDGGVTCTARGGGWSPVDGTSFASPQAAGLAALLLLQDSTRTSAQLKTLITNGCEGGDARVVGAGKINIVNSLNVSPITPTSTPTISGTRTFTPTVSPTATITSTRTVTRTATMTATVTPTPSATRTATGTPTITMTPTISPTPTITPTSTPTSTITVTSTQVPLTLAEDEFQAYPQPGKAFVRIAYAFSGTGKVTLLVYNVVGEQVLSVEDTPVDRGDFGITEINTQDIGSGIYYLHLKVEDERGTRSIIGKIAITK